The Neobacillus sp. PS3-34 genome has a window encoding:
- a CDS encoding DASS family sodium-coupled anion symporter: MMTVEKKPGSPRIKWKALAAACMALLIILLLPPQEGLPESGQRALAVLAFSIVIWVTEAVTYPVSAAFIIVLLTVLLGFSPQPDEGGMIGTKTALEWALSGFSSGAVALVAGALFLSAAMQETGLDRRLALTVLTKVGTTVKGILFGVILVGILLSLFIPSPTARVGAMIPIVMGMISAFGLSKNSRISTLLMLAVAHTATIWSIGIKTATPQNMVGLNFIEKAFPYPITWLQWFLVAAPLSLVMSIALYFVLLLLIRPEIKEIPTKKDAIKKQLRDLGSMSASQIRLLIISFAALAMWATEKSVHSFDSTTIVLLLVSIILAPGIGVLTWEVAEKKIPWGTIILFAAGISLGTVLLNTKGASWLAKIIFQSFGLSHLPLLILLSILAGFTILIHIGFASATSLASTLIPVVIAFVKGMELTNAMQGMGIVLITQFAIGFGFILPVNAPQNMLAYGTGSVKTGDFIKTGVILTLVGYGVILLFSLTYWKWIGLLP, from the coding sequence ATGATGACAGTTGAAAAAAAGCCTGGATCTCCAAGAATAAAGTGGAAAGCACTGGCAGCCGCCTGTATGGCTTTACTCATCATTTTACTGCTGCCTCCACAAGAAGGATTGCCGGAATCTGGCCAAAGGGCTCTGGCTGTTCTAGCATTTTCAATCGTGATTTGGGTTACAGAAGCGGTAACCTATCCGGTGAGCGCTGCATTTATCATCGTTTTATTAACTGTTCTTCTTGGTTTCAGCCCACAACCAGATGAGGGAGGAATGATCGGAACCAAAACGGCACTGGAATGGGCCTTGTCTGGGTTTAGTTCTGGAGCAGTCGCATTAGTAGCCGGAGCGCTCTTTCTGTCTGCTGCGATGCAGGAAACTGGTCTTGATCGCAGATTGGCCTTAACAGTGCTAACTAAAGTAGGGACAACGGTGAAAGGGATTCTATTTGGAGTCATTCTTGTCGGGATTTTGCTCTCATTGTTTATTCCAAGTCCAACAGCCCGTGTCGGAGCGATGATACCAATTGTCATGGGTATGATTTCTGCATTCGGGCTTTCGAAAAACAGTCGGATTTCCACATTGCTAATGTTAGCAGTGGCTCACACAGCTACGATATGGAGCATCGGGATTAAAACGGCAACTCCACAGAATATGGTAGGCCTCAATTTTATCGAGAAAGCATTTCCTTATCCCATTACATGGCTGCAATGGTTTTTGGTAGCTGCACCATTGTCATTGGTTATGTCCATAGCCCTTTATTTTGTTTTACTCCTCTTAATTCGACCTGAAATAAAAGAAATTCCTACAAAAAAAGATGCAATCAAGAAGCAGCTTAGGGATTTGGGTTCAATGTCAGCTTCACAAATAAGGCTGCTAATTATTTCTTTCGCTGCCCTTGCAATGTGGGCAACTGAGAAGAGTGTTCACAGCTTTGATAGTACTACGATTGTGCTTCTTTTGGTTTCGATAATACTTGCCCCAGGAATAGGTGTATTAACCTGGGAAGTAGCCGAAAAAAAGATTCCCTGGGGGACAATTATTCTTTTTGCCGCAGGGATATCATTAGGAACGGTTTTATTGAATACAAAAGGAGCATCATGGCTGGCTAAGATTATTTTTCAATCCTTTGGATTAAGCCATTTGCCATTACTAATCCTACTTTCCATATTAGCTGGATTTACAATATTGATACACATTGGATTTGCGAGTGCTACAAGCCTAGCTTCTACTTTGATACCAGTAGTGATTGCTTTTGTAAAGGGAATGGAGCTCACAAATGCAATGCAGGGGATGGGGATTGTGTTGATTACTCAGTTTGCGATTGGATTTGGATTTATCCTTCCAGTCAATGCTCCGCAAAATATGCTTGCATATGGTACAGGCTCAGTAAAAACAGGTGACTTTATCAAAACCGGTGTCATCCTCACTTTAGTAGGGTATGGAGTTATCTTATTGTTTTCTTTAACCTATTGGAAGTGGATCGGACTTTTGCCGTAA
- the mtnA gene encoding S-methyl-5-thioribose-1-phosphate isomerase encodes MADTFLSSVSYDNGILKILDQTKIPNVTEFIEIEDIQDAWDAIKQLKVRGAPAIGIAAAYGLLLGIKNAPETSFEDFYKVYKEQSEFLAGSRPTAVNLFWALKRMDERVQIEKARPISEIKNALEKEAHLIRQEDEEVCRLIGEHALTLLKDDMGILTHCNAGGIATARYGTALAPLYLAKEKGWNLRVFADETRPLLQGARLTAWELQQANIDVTLITDSMAAMVMKKGWIQAVIVGCDRVAANGDVANKIGTYGVALLAKAHNIPFYVAAPMSTIDLETANGEDILIEERDSREVTEGFGQRTAPEGVKVFNPAFDVTPAHLITAIITEKGIIKENFPEELQKLFKN; translated from the coding sequence ATGGCAGATACCTTTTTAAGTTCGGTATCATATGACAATGGAATATTAAAGATCCTTGATCAGACCAAAATACCAAACGTAACGGAATTTATTGAAATCGAAGATATCCAGGATGCTTGGGATGCTATAAAGCAATTGAAAGTTCGTGGAGCTCCAGCCATTGGCATCGCAGCAGCTTATGGATTGCTGCTTGGTATTAAAAATGCTCCCGAAACTTCCTTTGAAGATTTTTATAAAGTTTATAAAGAACAATCAGAATTTCTGGCTGGCTCCAGGCCGACTGCTGTTAACTTATTCTGGGCACTGAAGCGAATGGATGAACGTGTTCAAATAGAAAAGGCTCGCCCTATATCTGAAATAAAAAATGCTTTAGAAAAGGAAGCCCACCTAATCAGGCAGGAGGATGAAGAGGTTTGCCGTTTAATTGGCGAACATGCACTCACCCTTCTGAAAGACGATATGGGGATATTAACTCACTGTAATGCTGGCGGCATTGCTACTGCAAGATACGGGACTGCTCTTGCCCCTCTTTATTTGGCAAAAGAAAAAGGCTGGAATCTTCGTGTGTTTGCTGATGAAACCAGACCATTGCTACAGGGTGCCCGTTTAACCGCCTGGGAGCTGCAGCAGGCTAATATCGATGTTACGTTGATTACTGATAGCATGGCGGCAATGGTTATGAAAAAAGGCTGGATTCAGGCTGTAATTGTTGGCTGCGACCGAGTAGCTGCAAATGGTGATGTTGCAAATAAAATTGGGACCTACGGAGTTGCATTGCTGGCTAAGGCACACAACATTCCCTTTTATGTCGCTGCTCCGATGTCTACAATCGATCTGGAAACAGCAAATGGTGAGGATATCCTAATAGAAGAACGGGATTCGAGAGAAGTTACGGAAGGCTTCGGACAAAGAACTGCCCCTGAGGGAGTAAAAGTGTTCAATCCTGCCTTTGATGTGACTCCTGCTCATCTAATTACTGCTATCATTACGGAAAAAGGAATCATCAAAGAAAATTTTCCGGAAGAACTTCAAAAATTGTTTAAAAACTAA
- a CDS encoding Rdx family protein, with protein MAKYQLIVEFCMQUNYAPKAASFAEELFNHFRRDIEKMELIPVSGGAFEVTVNGDKIYSKLETGVFPNTEEMIAKMEAL; from the coding sequence ATGGCAAAGTACCAGTTGATCGTTGAATTCTGCATGCAATGAAACTACGCGCCAAAAGCCGCGAGTTTCGCGGAAGAACTTTTCAACCATTTTCGCAGAGATATCGAGAAAATGGAATTAATTCCTGTTTCAGGCGGTGCATTTGAAGTCACCGTAAATGGAGATAAAATATACTCCAAGCTTGAAACAGGTGTATTTCCTAATACAGAAGAAATGATAGCAAAAATGGAAGCATTGTAA
- the selA gene encoding L-seryl-tRNA(Sec) selenium transferase, whose protein sequence is MKEWLRSIPAVHELQQNERFQDLKIKYKLDFDQLSKSLKLTLEESRKKILSGTWQGPEPGKVQFLDKLFDLLDQNLNQQFSFTIERIINATGTVLHTNLGRARLSEAAIEHVIETARNYSNLEYNLQEGERGSRHSHVETLIKGITGAEAAMVVNNNAAAVYLILRALSENKEVIVSRGQLVEIGGSFRISSIMKESGAKLIEVGTTNKTHLYDYEEAVSDETRMIMKVHTSNFKTIGFTKSVSSEELIHFTDQLENVLFYEDLGSGALYDFRKHGIGEEPIVSEIIEMGADLISFSGDKLLGGLQAGIIAGKKKWIDKLKKHQLARVVRVDKMTLAALEGTLMDYNKGISGANNIPTVRDLLITVNELMERTQQFIEELLEKSSFFEAKIMEGTSQVGGGTMPEVELPTILIALKHTTLTAEEMGRKLRAALKPAIITRIQKDELLLDLRTVNKEEEVLLLNALLSL, encoded by the coding sequence GTGAAAGAATGGCTGCGCTCAATACCTGCCGTCCATGAACTTCAGCAAAATGAACGGTTTCAAGATTTAAAGATAAAATATAAACTTGATTTCGATCAGTTAAGCAAAAGTTTAAAATTAACCCTGGAAGAAAGTAGGAAAAAAATATTATCAGGTACTTGGCAAGGACCGGAACCTGGAAAAGTTCAATTTTTAGACAAACTCTTTGATTTGCTTGATCAAAATCTAAATCAGCAATTTTCCTTTACAATCGAAAGGATCATTAACGCAACTGGAACAGTTCTGCATACTAATTTGGGACGCGCCAGATTAAGCGAAGCAGCGATTGAACATGTTATCGAAACAGCAAGAAACTATTCAAACCTGGAGTACAACCTGCAAGAAGGAGAGCGTGGCTCACGGCATAGCCATGTTGAGACACTTATAAAGGGTATTACCGGGGCAGAAGCTGCCATGGTTGTAAATAATAATGCAGCAGCGGTTTACTTGATATTACGTGCACTCTCAGAAAATAAGGAAGTCATTGTCTCACGGGGTCAGCTTGTAGAAATCGGAGGTTCATTCAGAATTTCTTCTATTATGAAAGAAAGCGGTGCAAAGCTGATTGAGGTGGGCACAACAAACAAAACCCATCTTTATGACTACGAAGAGGCAGTTTCAGATGAGACGCGAATGATAATGAAGGTTCATACCAGTAATTTTAAAACAATCGGTTTCACAAAATCTGTCAGTTCCGAAGAGCTTATCCACTTTACAGATCAACTTGAAAACGTTTTATTTTACGAAGACCTGGGAAGCGGGGCACTTTATGACTTCAGAAAACACGGTATTGGAGAAGAACCAATTGTTAGTGAAATAATTGAAATGGGGGCCGATCTAATTTCATTTAGCGGAGATAAGCTACTTGGAGGCCTACAGGCTGGCATCATTGCCGGAAAGAAGAAATGGATTGATAAATTAAAAAAACATCAGCTGGCAAGGGTAGTACGTGTTGATAAAATGACACTGGCAGCATTGGAAGGTACGTTAATGGACTATAACAAGGGAATATCCGGAGCAAACAATATTCCAACCGTTAGAGACCTGCTTATAACTGTTAATGAGCTGATGGAAAGGACGCAGCAGTTCATAGAGGAATTACTTGAAAAATCATCTTTCTTTGAAGCGAAAATTATGGAGGGTACCAGTCAGGTAGGCGGTGGAACCATGCCGGAGGTCGAACTCCCAACAATTCTAATTGCTCTTAAACATACTACGTTGACAGCAGAGGAGATGGGGAGGAAATTAAGGGCTGCTCTAAAGCCTGCGATTATTACAAGAATCCAAAAGGATGAACTGCTGCTTGATTTAAGGACCGTCAATAAGGAAGAAGAAGTCCTTTTACTGAATGCATTGTTATCACTATAA
- a CDS encoding small acid-soluble spore protein P — protein sequence MNKNDSKDMRRNAPKGNQSGQPAPLSGSHKVKNRQHSRAKHNSHHDM from the coding sequence ATGAACAAAAATGACAGCAAAGATATGCGACGCAACGCACCAAAGGGAAATCAATCCGGCCAGCCAGCACCATTGAGCGGTTCACATAAGGTTAAAAACAGGCAGCACTCCAGAGCAAAACACAATTCACACCATGACATGTAA
- a CDS encoding phosphotransferase: protein MLTEAIEKKLGIKKEELTRINDGFQNIVYSYKTSGKDFILRLTHSDRRSIEAIKHELEFIKVLRNAELSVSIPLESTNNIRGINEKGQEWFAVIFEKAKGKPLDVTDKNIWNKGLFYNWGKLMGEMHKQSTNSSLLTNLSNRPSWSEKNPDVLGLFPRISSEIIRNRYGSLLEQLKEFSPLPGLFGLIHNDFHQDNFFVDGQTITVFDFDDCSYHWYAYDMAVSFYHAFWQVTSFTPEYTDFSEVFWHYFLTGYCSAHKLRNEILQQVPIFLKIREIFLIVLFKEKWDLENLEEWQKYTLNDLEDRIINKIPFSKTIFDSFYK from the coding sequence ATGTTAACAGAAGCGATAGAAAAAAAACTTGGCATTAAAAAAGAGGAACTTACACGAATTAACGATGGTTTTCAGAATATCGTGTATTCTTATAAAACATCCGGGAAGGATTTCATTCTTAGGCTGACCCATTCTGATCGACGAAGTATCGAAGCAATAAAACACGAATTAGAATTTATTAAAGTTTTAAGGAACGCAGAGCTTTCTGTTTCAATTCCTTTAGAATCCACTAATAATATTAGAGGTATTAACGAAAAAGGTCAGGAATGGTTCGCCGTTATTTTTGAAAAAGCTAAAGGTAAACCGTTAGATGTAACTGACAAGAACATCTGGAATAAAGGCTTATTTTATAACTGGGGTAAATTGATGGGAGAAATGCATAAGCAATCAACTAACAGTAGCCTTTTAACAAACTTGTCGAATAGGCCTTCCTGGAGTGAAAAGAATCCAGACGTACTTGGGCTATTTCCTCGAATTTCTTCTGAAATAATCCGGAATCGTTATGGAAGCTTGTTAGAACAGCTTAAAGAATTCTCCCCATTGCCAGGTCTTTTTGGACTTATACATAATGATTTCCACCAAGATAATTTTTTTGTTGATGGACAAACAATTACTGTTTTTGATTTTGATGACTGTTCCTATCATTGGTATGCATATGATATGGCTGTTTCTTTTTATCATGCCTTTTGGCAGGTTACTTCCTTTACACCTGAATACACTGATTTTAGCGAGGTATTTTGGCATTATTTCTTAACTGGTTACTGCTCCGCACATAAATTAAGGAACGAAATACTACAGCAGGTTCCTATCTTCCTTAAAATAAGGGAAATCTTTTTAATTGTTTTATTCAAAGAAAAATGGGATTTAGAAAACCTTGAGGAATGGCAAAAATATACTCTAAATGATTTGGAAGATAGAATTATTAACAAAATTCCTTTTTCCAAAACCATTTTTGATTCTTTTTATAAATGA
- the sspO gene encoding small acid-soluble spore protein O: protein MQRRKANHVIPGMNAAKDGQGAGFNEELANEPLTEKEKQNNKKRKKNQ from the coding sequence ATGCAAAGAAGAAAGGCGAATCATGTTATTCCAGGCATGAATGCTGCAAAAGACGGCCAGGGAGCTGGCTTTAACGAGGAGCTTGCAAACGAACCATTAACGGAAAAGGAAAAACAAAACAATAAAAAGCGGAAGAAAAATCAATGA
- the abc-f gene encoding ribosomal protection-like ABC-F family protein: MGKNKLEFRGNFLRIRNLAKTIGERSILQQIDFDLKNGDRSGLVGQNGAGKTTLARLILGEEKIEEGTIEFLVNAKIGYLPQAIELKHVFSELDIEFDNQFETHASRLGLDINSLDEQQADKLSGGEKLKLALSLLWQEETNFLILDEPTNHLDLKGINWLAEELKKFTGPAIIISHDRHFLDRTVNKIFELEKGKLQIYNGNYSEYRDEKERRTNLQLHQYETQQRNKERIELQLQQLQNWSEKAHNQSTKQDGYKEYFRVKAKKMDKQVKSKAKRLQQELEKNKVEKPDEEAKVSFQFESAGKRGKRIIEARKITKKYGNRTVFNNSYFYIQHGEKIGLFGENGSGKTTLINCLLEKEKLNDGEIWTSKSLKIAYLSQDVLDMPSEKSVLEFLDLSNREQIQSARTLLANLGLDASLISKPLSKLSLGERTRAKLADMLLKEYDVLILDEPTNHLDLQAREQLEKTLQEYSGTLIVVSHDFYFLNKLCKKLLIFEHEKVQRFEGTADDFINRKTKPVADKEASDEESKILIENRIASVLGEICLLDPKDAKYRELDEEYKKLIKLRGKPLF; the protein is encoded by the coding sequence ATGGGGAAGAACAAGCTGGAATTCAGGGGGAATTTTCTAAGAATAAGAAATTTAGCAAAAACAATTGGAGAGAGAAGCATCCTTCAGCAAATTGACTTTGATTTAAAAAACGGTGACCGTAGCGGTCTCGTCGGCCAGAACGGAGCAGGTAAAACAACCCTTGCCAGGCTTATCTTGGGGGAAGAAAAGATAGAAGAAGGAACCATAGAGTTCTTAGTAAATGCAAAAATAGGTTACCTTCCTCAGGCGATTGAACTGAAGCATGTCTTTTCTGAATTAGATATAGAATTTGATAATCAATTTGAGACACATGCGAGCCGACTTGGCCTTGATATTAATAGCCTGGATGAACAACAGGCAGATAAATTAAGTGGTGGTGAAAAACTCAAGCTAGCTCTTTCGCTGCTTTGGCAAGAGGAAACGAATTTTCTTATCCTGGATGAACCAACTAATCATTTAGATTTAAAGGGGATTAATTGGCTTGCGGAAGAATTGAAGAAATTCACGGGACCAGCGATCATTATTTCCCACGATAGGCATTTTCTCGATCGAACTGTAAATAAGATTTTCGAATTAGAAAAAGGAAAATTGCAAATCTATAACGGAAATTATAGCGAATATCGGGATGAAAAAGAACGCAGAACAAATTTACAGCTTCATCAATACGAGACCCAACAACGTAATAAAGAAAGGATCGAACTACAGCTGCAGCAGCTTCAAAATTGGTCAGAAAAAGCTCATAATCAATCGACAAAACAGGATGGTTATAAAGAATACTTTCGCGTGAAAGCAAAAAAGATGGATAAACAGGTAAAATCAAAAGCAAAAAGACTTCAGCAAGAGCTTGAAAAGAATAAAGTGGAAAAACCAGACGAAGAAGCAAAGGTTTCATTTCAATTTGAATCTGCAGGAAAAAGAGGAAAAAGGATTATCGAAGCACGAAAAATAACAAAAAAATACGGTAATCGTACTGTCTTCAATAACAGCTATTTTTATATACAGCATGGTGAAAAGATTGGTCTATTTGGAGAGAATGGAAGTGGAAAAACAACCCTCATTAATTGTTTGCTTGAAAAAGAAAAACTGAACGATGGGGAGATATGGACAAGTAAATCGTTGAAAATCGCCTATCTAAGTCAGGATGTCCTAGATATGCCTTCTGAAAAGTCGGTTTTAGAATTTCTTGATTTGAGTAACAGAGAGCAAATCCAAAGTGCGCGGACACTACTTGCAAATCTCGGCCTTGATGCTTCCCTTATTTCAAAACCACTTTCCAAATTAAGCCTGGGAGAAAGAACGAGAGCCAAGCTGGCAGATATGTTACTGAAAGAATACGACGTATTAATATTGGATGAACCGACAAACCATCTTGATCTACAAGCAAGAGAACAGTTGGAAAAAACACTTCAAGAATATTCAGGGACGTTGATTGTTGTTTCACATGATTTTTATTTTTTGAACAAGTTATGCAAAAAGCTGCTTATCTTTGAACACGAAAAAGTTCAACGATTTGAAGGAACTGCAGATGATTTTATTAATAGAAAAACAAAACCTGTAGCTGATAAAGAAGCATCAGATGAGGAATCAAAAATCCTTATTGAAAATCGGATAGCTTCCGTTTTGGGCGAAATTTGCCTCCTTGACCCAAAGGATGCAAAATACAGGGAGCTTGATGAGGAGTACAAAAAACTGATTAAGCTAAGAGGGAAACCGTTATTTTGA
- a CDS encoding Hsp20/alpha crystallin family protein produces the protein MSDAPFDSSGMEKWLEEFFLDPFTSFLDQTQFRIDLYETEKEWIVEALLMNYDSSEITVYISDQELTITAAKSGNSSSTKDSVRKRIVTFPFLIIQKKIHATFKKGTLEIFISKTEPGLGKDRFVTLP, from the coding sequence TTGTCAGATGCGCCTTTTGATTCCTCGGGAATGGAAAAATGGCTGGAAGAATTCTTCCTGGATCCTTTTACTTCTTTTCTCGACCAGACCCAATTCCGAATTGATTTATACGAAACCGAGAAAGAGTGGATCGTTGAAGCACTTTTAATGAACTATGATAGCTCTGAAATTACTGTATATATTAGCGATCAAGAATTGACCATTACTGCTGCAAAATCGGGCAACTCTTCATCCACTAAAGATTCTGTCCGCAAGAGAATTGTTACGTTCCCCTTTTTAATCATACAAAAAAAGATTCATGCAACCTTTAAAAAGGGGACACTTGAAATATTTATATCCAAAACAGAACCTGGGTTAGGGAAAGATCGTTTTGTCACTCTTCCCTGA
- the acnA gene encoding aconitate hydratase AcnA — protein sequence MTINDVFNARSSFEVNGKRYHYYRLAALEEAGAGNVSKLPYSVKVLLESVLRQYDGRVITKEHVENLAKWGTNEVKEVDVPFKPSRVILQDFTGVPAVVDLASLRKAMADMGGDPDKINPEKTVDLVIDHSVQVDKYGTPDALEANMVLEFERNAERYQFLSWAQKAFNNYRAVPPATGIVHQVNLEYLADVVHVAEVDGELEAYPDTLVGTDSHTTMINGLGVLGWGVGGIEAEAGMLGQPSYFPVPEVVGVKLTGELPNGATATDLALKVTQVLRSKGVVGKFVEFFGPGVSVLPLADRATIANMAPEYGATCGFFAIDDESLNYMRLTGRDEEQINVVEQYCKANGLFFNPAEEPVYTDIVEINIAEIEANLSGPKRPQDLIPLSKMKEEFVKAVSAPQGNQGFGLKEKELSKEVAVKFHNGDQTVMKTGAVAIASITSCTNTSNPYVLVGAGLVAKKAVELGMEVPKFVKTSLAPGSKVVTGYLRDSGLLPYLEQIGFNLVGYGCTTCIGNSGPLRDEIETAIAENDMLVTSVLSGNRNFEGRIHPLVKANYLASPPLVVAYALAGNVNIDFQSEPIGKDREGNDVFFKDIWPSTEEVNEVVKRTVTPELFNREYAHVFSDNERWNEIKTSNEPLYTWDLDSTYIQNPPFFEGLTPNPDEVKPLADLRVVAKFGDSVTTDHISPAGAIGKDTPAGKYLREKGVEPRDFNSYDSRRGNHEVMMRGTFANIRIRNQIAPGTEGGVTTYWPTGEVTSIYDACMKYKEEGTGLAVLAGKDYGMGSSRDWAAKGTNLLGIKTVIAESFERIHRSNLVLMGVLPLQFKDGDSAESLGLTGKETFSVQVDESVRPRDMVKVIATDEAGKVTQFEVLVRFDSEVEIDYYRHGGILPMVLRDKLKA from the coding sequence TTGACTATTAACGACGTATTTAATGCACGCTCTTCCTTTGAAGTAAATGGTAAACGCTATCACTATTACCGTTTGGCAGCTTTGGAAGAAGCTGGTGCTGGCAATGTATCAAAATTGCCTTATTCAGTTAAAGTATTATTAGAATCTGTACTTCGCCAATATGATGGCCGCGTTATTACAAAAGAGCATGTTGAAAACCTTGCAAAATGGGGCACAAATGAAGTGAAGGAAGTGGATGTGCCATTCAAGCCTTCCCGCGTAATCCTTCAAGACTTTACAGGCGTACCTGCTGTCGTTGACCTTGCTTCTTTAAGAAAAGCAATGGCAGACATGGGCGGAGATCCTGATAAAATCAATCCTGAGAAAACGGTTGACCTTGTTATCGACCACTCTGTACAGGTTGATAAGTATGGAACTCCAGATGCACTTGAAGCAAATATGGTATTGGAATTTGAACGAAATGCAGAGCGCTATCAGTTCCTAAGCTGGGCACAAAAAGCATTTAACAATTATCGTGCTGTTCCACCTGCAACAGGAATTGTCCACCAGGTTAACCTTGAATACCTTGCAGATGTGGTTCATGTAGCAGAGGTAGACGGCGAACTAGAAGCATATCCTGATACGCTTGTTGGAACTGACTCACATACAACTATGATCAACGGTCTTGGTGTATTGGGCTGGGGCGTTGGCGGTATCGAGGCAGAAGCTGGAATGCTTGGCCAGCCATCTTATTTCCCTGTTCCTGAAGTAGTAGGCGTTAAGCTTACAGGTGAGCTTCCAAACGGTGCTACAGCTACAGACCTTGCACTTAAAGTTACACAAGTACTTAGAAGCAAAGGTGTGGTAGGCAAATTTGTCGAGTTCTTCGGACCAGGAGTATCTGTTCTTCCGCTTGCTGACCGTGCGACGATTGCCAACATGGCACCTGAATATGGTGCAACGTGCGGATTCTTCGCAATTGATGATGAATCACTTAACTATATGCGCCTGACAGGCCGTGATGAAGAGCAAATCAATGTTGTTGAGCAATATTGCAAAGCAAACGGATTATTCTTCAACCCAGCTGAAGAGCCAGTTTATACTGATATAGTTGAAATTAATATTGCTGAGATCGAAGCAAACCTGTCAGGACCTAAGCGTCCACAGGATTTAATTCCTCTTTCAAAAATGAAAGAAGAATTCGTTAAAGCAGTAAGCGCACCTCAAGGTAACCAGGGCTTCGGCTTGAAGGAAAAAGAACTTTCAAAAGAAGTAGCTGTAAAGTTCCATAATGGAGACCAAACAGTAATGAAAACGGGTGCAGTTGCAATTGCTTCTATCACTAGCTGTACGAATACATCCAACCCTTACGTATTAGTGGGAGCAGGGCTTGTTGCTAAGAAGGCTGTTGAATTAGGAATGGAAGTTCCTAAATTCGTTAAAACATCATTAGCACCAGGATCAAAGGTTGTTACAGGTTATCTTCGTGATTCAGGATTGCTTCCTTACCTTGAGCAAATCGGCTTTAACCTTGTAGGATATGGTTGTACTACATGTATCGGTAACTCTGGTCCATTAAGAGACGAAATCGAAACTGCCATTGCTGAAAACGATATGCTTGTTACATCCGTATTATCTGGTAACCGTAACTTTGAAGGACGTATTCATCCGCTTGTTAAAGCTAACTACCTTGCATCACCGCCGCTTGTAGTTGCATATGCATTAGCAGGAAATGTTAATATTGACTTCCAGTCAGAGCCAATCGGCAAGGACAGAGAAGGTAATGACGTGTTCTTTAAGGATATCTGGCCAAGCACTGAAGAAGTGAACGAAGTAGTAAAACGTACCGTAACTCCTGAGCTTTTCAACAGAGAATATGCGCATGTTTTCAGTGACAATGAACGCTGGAATGAAATCAAAACAAGCAATGAGCCTTTATATACATGGGATCTTGATTCCACGTATATTCAGAATCCTCCATTCTTTGAAGGATTAACTCCTAACCCTGATGAAGTTAAGCCATTGGCTGACTTACGTGTTGTGGCTAAATTTGGAGATTCAGTTACAACAGACCATATTTCTCCGGCAGGTGCAATCGGCAAAGATACACCAGCAGGGAAATACCTTCGTGAAAAAGGTGTTGAACCACGTGATTTCAACTCCTACGATTCACGACGCGGAAATCATGAAGTAATGATGCGTGGTACATTTGCGAATATCCGTATCCGAAACCAAATCGCACCGGGCACAGAAGGTGGCGTAACAACCTACTGGCCAACAGGCGAAGTAACTTCTATCTATGATGCTTGTATGAAGTATAAAGAAGAAGGTACCGGCCTTGCTGTTCTTGCAGGTAAAGATTACGGAATGGGTTCATCCCGTGACTGGGCTGCTAAAGGAACAAACCTATTAGGAATCAAAACTGTCATTGCTGAAAGCTTTGAGCGTATCCACCGTTCAAATCTTGTATTGATGGGTGTTCTTCCTCTTCAATTTAAGGATGGCGACAGCGCTGAATCACTTGGATTAACTGGAAAAGAAACATTCAGTGTCCAGGTTGATGAGAGCGTGAGACCGCGTGATATGGTTAAAGTAATTGCTACTGATGAAGCTGGAAAAGTTACTCAATTTGAAGTACTTGTCCGCTTTGATTCTGAAGTAGAAATCGATTACTATCGCCATGGCGGAATCCTTCCAATGGTTCTTCGCGATAAACTTAAAGCGTAA